Proteins encoded by one window of Gemmatimonadota bacterium:
- a CDS encoding purine-nucleoside phosphorylase: MIARAADAVRARLAGRQPKVAIVLGSGLGGLADQVEDPIRIGYADIPGFHVPTVQGHKGELVVGKLGGTEVVMQSGRFHMYEGHPAQISVLPVRVFATLGVETLVVTNAAGGIRRTFTPGTLMLLSDHINLTGRNPLEGPVLPGETRFPDMSVAYDAKLRDAARRIAAEQGTRLEEGVYCALLGPTYETPAEVRMLERLGVDAVGMSTAPETIIARARGMRVLGFSLITNAAAGTTSALLSHAEVMEVAGEAGGRLARLVAGIVAELR; encoded by the coding sequence ATGATCGCGCGAGCCGCTGACGCGGTACGCGCGCGGCTCGCCGGCCGGCAGCCAAAGGTGGCGATCGTGCTCGGGTCAGGCCTCGGTGGTCTCGCCGATCAGGTCGAGGATCCGATCCGGATTGGCTACGCCGACATCCCCGGCTTCCACGTACCGACGGTCCAGGGGCACAAGGGAGAACTCGTGGTCGGCAAGCTCGGCGGCACCGAAGTGGTGATGCAGAGCGGCCGCTTCCATATGTATGAAGGACATCCGGCGCAGATCTCGGTGCTGCCGGTGCGGGTCTTTGCCACGCTCGGTGTCGAGACGCTGGTGGTGACGAACGCGGCAGGGGGGATTCGTCGCACCTTCACACCAGGCACGCTGATGCTCCTGTCGGATCATATCAACCTCACTGGTCGCAATCCGCTCGAAGGGCCGGTCTTGCCCGGCGAGACGCGCTTCCCGGACATGAGCGTCGCCTACGATGCCAAGCTGCGCGATGCTGCGCGTCGAATTGCAGCCGAGCAGGGAACGCGGCTCGAGGAAGGAGTGTACTGCGCGCTGCTGGGGCCGACCTACGAAACACCTGCCGAAGTCCGGATGCTCGAGCGTCTCGGCGTCGATGCGGTCGGGATGAGCACCGCTCCCGAGACCATCATCGCACGTGCTCGCGGCATGCGGGTGCTCGGCTTCTCGCTGATCACGAACGCGGCTGCCGGCACCACGTCGGCGCTGCTGAGTCACGCGGAAGTGATGGAGGTCGCCGGCGAAGCCGGCGGGCGACTAGCGCGACTTGTGGCGGGGATTGTCGCAGAACTGCGGTGA
- the thiD gene encoding bifunctional hydroxymethylpyrimidine kinase/phosphomethylpyrimidine kinase → MKDTTRRIALTIAGSDSGGGAGIQADLKTFAAWEVYGTSVIVAITAQDTLGVHAVHPVPADVITAQLQAVGDDLPPDAFKTGMLATRELVELVAETIASRAWPHYVLDPVMVATSGDRLLDADAVSAVRDHLLPLATLVTPNLDEAEMLTGLEVRDPEGMALAGKALLELGAKAALVKGGHLDSDILVDILVTPEYVERFARSRVITRATHGTGCTLSAAITAALALGRPLDQAVGASLEYLQRAIREAPGLGRGQGPVWHGVEMTDDR, encoded by the coding sequence GTGAAGGACACAACGCGACGCATCGCGCTGACGATCGCCGGATCGGATTCAGGTGGTGGGGCCGGCATTCAGGCCGACCTGAAGACCTTCGCCGCCTGGGAGGTCTACGGCACCTCGGTCATCGTGGCGATCACCGCTCAAGATACTCTCGGCGTCCACGCGGTTCACCCCGTCCCGGCCGACGTCATCACCGCTCAGCTCCAGGCCGTGGGCGACGACCTGCCGCCCGATGCCTTCAAGACCGGTATGCTCGCGACGCGGGAGCTGGTTGAGCTCGTCGCGGAGACAATCGCATCTCGCGCGTGGCCGCACTATGTGCTCGATCCGGTGATGGTCGCGACGTCCGGCGATCGCCTGCTTGATGCCGATGCGGTCAGCGCCGTGCGAGATCACCTCCTGCCGCTTGCGACCCTCGTGACACCGAACCTCGATGAAGCCGAGATGCTCACCGGGCTCGAAGTGCGTGACCCGGAAGGAATGGCGCTCGCTGGGAAGGCCCTCCTCGAACTCGGCGCCAAAGCGGCGCTGGTGAAGGGCGGCCACCTCGACAGCGACATTCTGGTCGACATCCTCGTCACGCCGGAATACGTCGAACGCTTCGCCCGCTCGCGCGTGATCACCCGCGCCACGCACGGCACCGGTTGCACCCTCTCCGCGGCAATCACCGCCGCACTCGCCCTCGGCAGGCCGCTCGATCAGGCCGTCGGCGCCTCACTCGAATATCTGCAGCGCGCAATCCGCGAGGCGCCGGGGCTCGGCAGAGGTCAAGGCCCTGTCTGGCATGGGGTTGAGATGACGGATGACAGATGA
- a CDS encoding RNA methyltransferase: MALLSTIRDLHRRKARERRGLALAEGVRLVEEMLAAGVPCKGAAVAPALLETPRGAALRAELEQRGIAVEEVSESDFASLAATEHPQGVVAVYAPRDWSLDDLLPTPGHPLVILDAVQDPGNVGTIARTALAFGASGMIALPGTADLENPKTLRSAMGALFRLPHLHADDVAVLHWLTSNGVALWATSMDGTPILSGAPPLAVAILLGNEGAGVRDDLLARADRRVAVPIQPVAESLNVAVAAGIILHQVTR, from the coding sequence ATGGCACTACTCAGCACGATTCGTGATCTGCACCGCCGCAAGGCGCGCGAACGGCGCGGACTTGCCCTCGCCGAAGGGGTCCGGCTGGTGGAAGAAATGCTTGCCGCCGGGGTGCCATGCAAGGGCGCGGCGGTAGCGCCCGCGCTGCTGGAGACACCACGCGGTGCCGCGCTCCGCGCCGAGCTGGAGCAGCGCGGGATTGCGGTAGAGGAGGTGAGCGAGAGCGACTTCGCGTCCCTCGCCGCGACCGAGCATCCGCAGGGAGTTGTGGCGGTCTATGCCCCGCGCGACTGGTCGCTCGACGACCTGCTGCCGACCCCTGGGCACCCGCTGGTGATTCTCGATGCTGTCCAGGATCCGGGAAACGTCGGCACCATCGCGCGCACGGCGCTGGCGTTTGGGGCCTCGGGGATGATCGCCCTGCCCGGCACGGCCGATCTCGAGAACCCCAAGACGCTGCGCAGTGCGATGGGCGCACTGTTCCGACTCCCTCACCTGCACGCCGATGATGTGGCCGTGCTGCACTGGCTCACCAGCAATGGTGTGGCGCTCTGGGCCACGTCAATGGACGGCACGCCGATACTCTCTGGGGCACCGCCGCTCGCTGTTGCAATTCTCTTGGGGAACGAGGGGGCTGGGGTGCGCGATGATCTCCTGGCACGTGCCGATCGGCGCGTGGCCGTTCCGATCCAGCCGGTCGCCGAGTCGCTCAATGTGGCGGTCGCCGCTGGCATCATTCTGCATCAGGTGACCCGATGA
- a CDS encoding nucleoside transporter C-terminal domain-containing protein, which yields MKPSLRRQFAFGFFGMLLAVAATWLLPGAAARGFTDLAAQAAPAPVAPIEAPATDGVPLLVRLTGLLGILVIMLVAYAMSHNKKAIRWKTVGWGLGLQVVFAIFVLRVPFGQTLFKNLGDAVTAILHYSYAGSEFVFGKLGAPFTPDSPLGVIFAFQILPAIIFVSALFAILYYLGVMQVIVRACAVVMTKLLGASGAESLNVGASIFMGQTEAPLTIRPFLPRMTQSELMTVMTAGMAHVSGSIMAAYIAFGVQAQHLLSAVIMTAPGTIMMAKMFEPETMVPETSGNVKIDIPKTDVNLVDAAARGTGEGLHLMLNVIAMLISFIALIALVNGGMGWAHSYASWFPENLQTILSWVGRPVAWLLGVSWKDSGAIGGLLGTRAVLNEFIAFSQLGQMKGVLDPRSFTIASFALAGFANFSSVGIQIGGIGALAPDRKGDLARLGFRAMLAGTLANFLSAAIAGILL from the coding sequence ATGAAGCCCTCCCTTCGTCGGCAGTTCGCGTTCGGATTCTTCGGGATGCTGTTGGCCGTCGCGGCGACCTGGCTCCTTCCCGGCGCAGCCGCTCGCGGCTTCACCGATCTCGCGGCCCAGGCGGCGCCCGCTCCGGTCGCCCCGATCGAGGCACCGGCTACCGACGGGGTGCCGCTGCTGGTGCGGCTCACCGGGCTCCTCGGCATCCTGGTCATCATGCTGGTCGCCTACGCGATGTCGCACAACAAGAAGGCGATTCGCTGGAAGACGGTGGGCTGGGGACTCGGGCTGCAGGTGGTGTTTGCGATCTTCGTGCTCCGGGTGCCGTTTGGCCAGACGCTGTTCAAGAATCTCGGCGATGCCGTAACCGCCATCCTTCACTACTCCTATGCCGGTTCGGAATTCGTCTTCGGGAAGCTCGGCGCACCGTTTACTCCTGACTCGCCGCTCGGCGTGATCTTCGCCTTCCAGATCCTGCCTGCCATCATCTTCGTCTCCGCGCTCTTCGCCATTCTCTACTACCTCGGCGTGATGCAGGTGATCGTGCGGGCCTGCGCCGTGGTGATGACCAAGCTGCTCGGCGCCAGCGGCGCCGAGAGCCTCAACGTCGGCGCGTCCATTTTCATGGGGCAGACAGAGGCGCCGCTCACGATCCGACCGTTCCTGCCGCGGATGACGCAGTCCGAACTGATGACGGTGATGACCGCCGGCATGGCGCACGTGTCGGGCTCGATCATGGCCGCCTACATCGCCTTCGGGGTGCAGGCGCAGCACCTGCTCAGTGCCGTGATCATGACCGCGCCGGGTACCATCATGATGGCCAAGATGTTCGAGCCGGAAACGATGGTGCCGGAAACGTCGGGCAATGTGAAAATCGACATCCCCAAGACCGATGTGAATCTCGTCGATGCCGCCGCACGCGGCACCGGCGAAGGGCTCCACCTGATGCTCAACGTGATCGCGATGCTGATCTCGTTCATCGCGCTCATTGCCCTGGTCAACGGCGGCATGGGGTGGGCGCACTCCTACGCCAGCTGGTTCCCCGAAAATCTGCAGACGATCCTCTCGTGGGTCGGCCGGCCGGTGGCGTGGCTCCTTGGCGTCTCGTGGAAAGACAGCGGCGCGATCGGCGGGTTGCTTGGCACCCGTGCCGTCCTCAACGAGTTCATCGCTTTCTCGCAGCTGGGGCAGATGAAGGGTGTGCTCGATCCGCGCTCCTTCACCATTGCATCGTTCGCACTCGCGGGCTTCGCGAATTTCTCCTCGGTCGGTATCCAGATCGGCGGCATCGGCGCGCTCGCGCCGGATAGAAAGGGCGACCTCGCGCGCCTCGGCTTCCGCGCGATGCTGGCCGGTACCCTCGCGAACTTCCTCTCGGCCGCGATCGCTGGCATCCTGCTGTGA